In a genomic window of Rhodovulum sp. P5:
- the rsmH gene encoding 16S rRNA (cytosine(1402)-N(4))-methyltransferase RsmH, translating to MPAADRPTPDAPPHIPVLLRPLLEAVAPVSGVWLDGTFGAGGYSRGLLEAGADRVIAVDRDPMVFDMAQGWAAGFGDRLTMVEGTFSGMDTYTDTALDGVVLDLGVSSMQLDQAERGFSFAKDGPLDMRMGADGPTAADLVNDLPESALADILHYYGEERAARRIARAIVAARALAPITTTIHLAEIVAGCLPRPRPGQIHPATRSFQAIRIAVNDELGELVAGLEAAERALAPGGKLAVVTFHSLEDRIVKRFLQLRSATSAGGSRHAPEIRQDAPRFTLMTRRAVGPDQDETATNPRARSAKLRVARRTEAPAGPADRGKLGLPKIMETG from the coding sequence ATGCCCGCCGCGGACCGCCCGACCCCCGACGCGCCGCCTCATATCCCCGTCCTGCTGCGCCCGCTGCTGGAGGCCGTGGCGCCGGTCAGCGGGGTCTGGCTGGATGGAACCTTTGGCGCCGGGGGCTATAGCCGCGGCCTGTTGGAGGCCGGGGCCGACCGGGTGATCGCGGTCGATCGCGACCCGATGGTGTTCGACATGGCGCAGGGCTGGGCCGCGGGGTTCGGCGACCGGCTGACCATGGTCGAAGGTACGTTCTCGGGGATGGATACCTATACCGACACCGCGCTTGACGGCGTGGTGCTCGACCTCGGCGTGTCATCGATGCAACTCGATCAGGCGGAGCGGGGGTTTTCCTTTGCCAAGGACGGCCCGCTCGACATGCGCATGGGGGCGGATGGCCCGACGGCCGCCGATCTGGTCAACGATCTGCCCGAAAGCGCGCTGGCCGATATTCTGCACTATTATGGCGAGGAACGGGCCGCGCGGCGGATTGCCCGCGCCATTGTCGCCGCCCGTGCCCTTGCCCCGATCACGACGACGATACACCTGGCGGAGATTGTCGCCGGCTGCTTGCCGCGCCCCCGCCCGGGGCAAATCCATCCGGCAACGCGCAGTTTTCAGGCCATCCGCATCGCGGTGAACGACGAACTTGGCGAACTTGTCGCCGGTCTGGAGGCCGCGGAACGCGCGTTGGCGCCGGGGGGCAAACTGGCCGTCGTGACCTTCCACTCGCTGGAGGACCGGATCGTCAAACGCTTCCTCCAACTTCGCTCTGCCACCAGCGCGGGCGGCAGCCGCCATGCGCCGGAAATCCGGCAGGATGCGCCGCGCTTCACGCTGATGACACGCCGTGCGGTTGGCCCGGATCAGGATGAAACGGCAACGAACCCCCGGGCGCGGTCTGCCAAGCTTCGGGTTGCCCGCCGGACGGAGGCGCCGGCGGGTCCGGCCGACCGTGGCAAACTCGGCCTGCCCAAGATCATGGAGACGGGATAG
- the mraZ gene encoding division/cell wall cluster transcriptional repressor MraZ → MARRFRGESHHKVDAKGRVSIPALFRRVLEARDPDWTDGLRPQLVIVYGDHRRKYLECYSMEEIEAVDDKISTMPRGSQERRLLERLFQTQSYPTEVDNDGRLVLPQKLREKIGLEGEALFLGAGETFQIWKPETFESEELAKTEAWLDDQPDDFDPLTLLDQAEGG, encoded by the coding sequence GTGGCGCGCAGGTTCAGAGGCGAAAGCCACCACAAGGTGGATGCAAAGGGGCGGGTCTCGATCCCCGCCCTGTTTCGCCGCGTGCTGGAAGCCCGCGACCCCGACTGGACGGACGGCCTGCGCCCGCAACTCGTCATCGTCTATGGCGACCACCGCCGGAAATACCTCGAATGCTACAGCATGGAAGAGATCGAGGCGGTTGACGACAAGATCTCCACTATGCCCCGCGGGTCGCAGGAACGGCGCCTGCTGGAGCGCCTGTTCCAGACCCAGTCCTATCCCACCGAGGTCGATAATGATGGCCGCCTTGTCCTGCCGCAGAAGCTGCGGGAAAAGATCGGGCTGGAGGGCGAGGCGCTGTTTCTGGGGGCCGGCGAGACCTTCCAGATCTGGAAGCCAGAGACCTTCGAGTCCGAGGAACTGGCCAAGACCGAGGCCTGGCTTGACGACCAGCCCGACGATTTCGATCCGCTGACCCTTCTCGATCAGGCCGAAGGGGGCTGA